One Natrinema longum genomic window carries:
- a CDS encoding dicarboxylate/amino acid:cation symporter: protein MTTTQQSVPRRIWTQYRSVPIIYRIAVAFVLGTAVGAIAGERAGVLSPFGDLFLRLLEMLIIPLIVFTLLGGMRKLTPSKLGKVGGLTVALYAATTTIAAVIGLAVANLFDPGTAVEFTGGEAQQAEPPSVSEVVLGIVPENPLAAMVNGEILATIFVVIVFGLALTIVRESTTDEPIEDAIDGFFSFIDAGTQALFKIVWGVMEYGVVGVFALMAAAIGTEGLGAIVQLGALVGVIAIGIAVHMTVTYLGLMTVGILGQSPLAFLNGAKDAMLTAFTIRSSSGTLPVTITDAETNLRIDESVYGFGLPLGATINMDGAAIRQAVTVVFAANMVGVSLGLGDQLIVLATVILISIGTAGVPGAGLIMLTVILNAVGLPLEIVGFVAGVDPILGRIATTNNVTGDLAVASVVGKWTDGIDLSAGVWGDGSQAGGEEPVATGD, encoded by the coding sequence ATGACCACGACGCAGCAATCGGTGCCGCGACGAATCTGGACGCAGTATCGCTCCGTCCCAATTATCTACCGTATCGCGGTCGCGTTCGTTCTCGGGACGGCGGTCGGCGCGATCGCCGGCGAACGCGCCGGCGTTCTCAGCCCGTTTGGCGACCTCTTCTTGCGACTGCTCGAGATGTTGATCATCCCGCTGATCGTCTTCACGCTGCTCGGTGGGATGCGCAAGCTGACACCGTCGAAACTCGGGAAAGTCGGGGGGTTGACCGTCGCGCTCTACGCCGCGACGACGACGATCGCGGCCGTGATCGGCCTCGCGGTCGCGAACCTGTTCGATCCCGGGACGGCAGTCGAGTTCACCGGTGGCGAGGCCCAGCAAGCCGAACCGCCGTCGGTTTCCGAAGTGGTTCTCGGTATCGTCCCCGAGAATCCGCTGGCCGCGATGGTCAACGGCGAGATTCTGGCGACGATCTTCGTCGTCATCGTCTTCGGGTTGGCGTTGACGATCGTCCGCGAGTCGACGACCGACGAGCCGATCGAGGACGCGATCGACGGCTTCTTCTCGTTTATCGACGCCGGCACGCAGGCGCTGTTCAAGATCGTCTGGGGTGTCATGGAGTACGGCGTCGTCGGCGTCTTCGCGCTGATGGCTGCCGCGATCGGGACCGAGGGACTGGGCGCGATCGTGCAACTGGGCGCGCTCGTCGGCGTCATCGCGATCGGAATCGCGGTCCACATGACCGTTACCTATCTGGGCCTGATGACCGTGGGGATCCTCGGCCAGTCACCGCTGGCGTTCCTCAACGGCGCGAAAGACGCGATGTTGACGGCTTTTACCATCCGCTCCTCAAGCGGGACGCTGCCGGTGACGATCACTGACGCCGAAACGAACCTGCGGATCGACGAATCCGTCTACGGCTTTGGCCTCCCCCTCGGGGCGACGATCAACATGGACGGTGCAGCGATCAGACAGGCCGTGACGGTAGTATTTGCCGCTAACATGGTCGGAGTTTCGCTGGGACTGGGCGATCAGTTGATCGTCCTCGCGACCGTGATCCTGATCAGTATCGGCACGGCCGGCGTCCCCGGTGCCGGGCTGATCATGCTCACCGTCATCCTGAACGCCGTCGGATTACCCCTCGAGATCGTCGGGTTCGTCGCCGGTGTCGACCCGATCCTCGGACGGATCGCGACGACGAACAACGTGACCGGCGACCTCGCGGTCGCGTCCGTCGTCGGCAAGTGGACCGACGGGATCGACCTCTCCGCGGGCGTCTGGGGTGATGGCTCACAAGCCGGTGGCGAGGAACCCGTTGCAACCGGGGACTGA
- a CDS encoding transcription initiation factor IIB, whose protein sequence is MTRSIIDRRSSESQSAEVETGLCPDCETDTIVHDPDRGEQVCKQCGLVLTEDPIDYGPEWRAFNAQEHDELSRVGAPLTQSMHDRGLTTTIDWRNKDANGHSMSADKHGQLHRLRVWQERIRTKNAGERNLKYALSEIDRMVSALGVPKPVKETASVIYRQALEQDLIRGRSIEGVATSALYTACRKEDIPRSLEEVTSVSRVDQREIGRTYRYIADELDINLEPTNPRQFVPRFCSELDVGTDVESKAIEIIDRTTEQGLHSGKSPTGFAAAAIYAAGLLCDETIPQRAVADTAQTTVVTVRNRYREQLEAIDQQPAT, encoded by the coding sequence ATGACGCGGTCTATCATCGATCGACGCAGCAGCGAATCACAGTCCGCGGAGGTCGAGACTGGTTTGTGTCCCGATTGCGAGACCGACACGATCGTCCACGATCCGGACCGCGGCGAACAAGTCTGCAAACAGTGTGGCCTCGTCCTCACCGAGGACCCGATCGATTACGGGCCGGAGTGGCGAGCGTTCAACGCACAGGAACACGACGAACTCTCGCGCGTCGGTGCGCCGTTGACACAGTCGATGCACGATCGCGGATTGACGACGACCATCGACTGGCGGAACAAGGACGCGAACGGCCACTCGATGTCCGCGGACAAACACGGCCAACTCCACCGCCTCCGCGTCTGGCAGGAACGGATTCGGACGAAAAACGCGGGTGAACGGAACCTCAAGTACGCCCTCTCGGAGATCGATCGGATGGTCAGCGCCCTCGGCGTTCCGAAACCGGTCAAAGAGACTGCGAGCGTCATCTACCGGCAGGCTCTCGAGCAGGATCTCATCCGGGGCCGATCGATCGAAGGCGTCGCGACCAGCGCCCTCTATACGGCCTGTCGGAAAGAAGATATTCCACGAAGTCTCGAGGAAGTAACGTCGGTTTCACGGGTCGATCAACGCGAGATCGGCCGGACGTATCGATACATTGCGGACGAACTAGATATTAATCTGGAGCCGACGAACCCGCGACAGTTCGTCCCGCGGTTTTGCTCGGAGCTCGATGTCGGAACCGACGTCGAGAGCAAAGCGATCGAGATCATCGATCGGACGACCGAACAGGGGCTCCATTCGGGCAAATCGCCGACCGGGTTCGCAGCCGCAGCCATCTACGCGGCCGGCCTCCTCTGTGACGAGACCATCCCCCAGCGGGCCGTCGCCGACACCGCGCAGACGACGGTCGTGACGGTCCGGAACCGATATCGCGAGCAGCTCGAGGCGATCGATCAGCAGCCGGCTACATGA